A genome region from Panicum virgatum strain AP13 chromosome 4K, P.virgatum_v5, whole genome shotgun sequence includes the following:
- the LOC120703726 gene encoding uncharacterized protein LOC120703726 isoform X1, translating to MESSDSLPSHTEDAQRGSPREDTTRSTGSFQCQRLVVMPITNRQAVATSILAASCHEAPNICWLQPEQVLQGTFCPGAERQPPRIILRNISFCCISDDVSAIVEGHRKQVD from the exons ATTCGCTACCCTCACACACTGAAGATGCTCAGCGTGGGTCGCCGCGGGAAGACACTACTAGAAG CACAGGGTCCTTTCAATGCCAGCGCCTGGTGGTGATGCCAATTACCAATCGACAAGCTGTGGCAACAAGCATACTTGCAGCATCGTGCCATGAGGCCCCAAATATTTGCTGGCTTCAACCTGAACAGGTCTTGCAGGGTACCTTCTGTCCAGGTGCTGAACGCCAGCCGCCCAGGATCATCTTGCGAAACATCAG TTTTTGCTGCATTTCAGATGACGTATCAGCTATAGTTGAAGGCCATAGGAAGCAGGTTGATTAG
- the LOC120703726 gene encoding uncharacterized protein LOC120703726 isoform X2: MESSDSLPSHTEDAQRGSPREDTTRSTGSFQCQRLVVMPITNRQAVATSILAASCHEAPNICWLQPEQVLQGTFCPGAERQPPRIILRNIRSSISSPFAQFLLHFR, from the exons ATTCGCTACCCTCACACACTGAAGATGCTCAGCGTGGGTCGCCGCGGGAAGACACTACTAGAAG CACAGGGTCCTTTCAATGCCAGCGCCTGGTGGTGATGCCAATTACCAATCGACAAGCTGTGGCAACAAGCATACTTGCAGCATCGTGCCATGAGGCCCCAAATATTTGCTGGCTTCAACCTGAACAGGTCTTGCAGGGTACCTTCTGTCCAGGTGCTGAACGCCAGCCGCCCAGGATCATCTTGCGAAACATCAG ATCAAGCATAAGTTCTCCTTTTGCACAGTTTTTGCTGCATTTCAGATGA
- the LOC120703726 gene encoding uncharacterized protein LOC120703726 isoform X3, translating to MESSDSLPSHTEDAQRGSPREDTTRSTGSFQCQRLVVMPITNRQAVATSILAASCHEAPNICWLQPEQVLQGTFCPGAERQPPRIILRNIR from the exons ATTCGCTACCCTCACACACTGAAGATGCTCAGCGTGGGTCGCCGCGGGAAGACACTACTAGAAG CACAGGGTCCTTTCAATGCCAGCGCCTGGTGGTGATGCCAATTACCAATCGACAAGCTGTGGCAACAAGCATACTTGCAGCATCGTGCCATGAGGCCCCAAATATTTGCTGGCTTCAACCTGAACAGGTCTTGCAGGGTACCTTCTGTCCAGGTGCTGAACGCCAGCCGCCCAGGATCATCTTGCGAAACATCAG ATGA